A genomic region of Miscanthus floridulus cultivar M001 chromosome 3, ASM1932011v1, whole genome shotgun sequence contains the following coding sequences:
- the LOC136541773 gene encoding uncharacterized protein, translated as MKQTLQPGLLQHKKLDELNNMDPFDFQEEGCKCTVTITHIPQDNNWWYIGCEKCKKKTTDDSTPFICSKCGWKRLRTRYKLSFAAADDTAKANFFCNDEMARMIVRRNCQTLLNSLRKNTDFPPEL; from the exons ATGAAGCAGACACTCCAACCTGGTCTACTTCAACACAAAAAACTTGATGAACTGAACAATATGGATCCATTTGATTTCCAG GAAGAAGGCTGCAAGTGCACTGTCACAATCACGCACATTCCACAAGATAACAACTGGTGGTACATCGGGTGCGAAAAATGCAAGAAAAAAACAACTGATGATTCCACTCCGTTCATCTGCAGCAAATGTGGTTGGAAACGACTGAGAACTAG ATACAAGCTCTCTTTTGCGGCAGCGGATGACACAGCTAAAGCCAACTTCTTCTGCAATGATGAGATGGCTCGCATGATTGTGCGTCGAAATTGTCAAACGTTGTTGAATTCGCTTAGGAAAAACACTGATTTTCCTCCAGAGCTGTAA